In Asanoa sp. WMMD1127, one genomic interval encodes:
- a CDS encoding sugar ABC transporter permease yields the protein MTSAVEAGAGPDAPATSGDRPARRRRRRRSERAGYLFILPATAHLVLFALVPILFSLYLSFHEWTSPSFLEAPFVGFDNYVSLMSDDPFWHAMWNTAYYTVLSVPIGMAVSLALAVVVNTKLRGVNVFRAVFFLPVITSWVAVSVIWITLLSPDAGLLNYLFRLAHLPEQNWLDDPHFAMFAIVLINTWKTAGFSMVIWLAGLQAVPRELLEAASIDGAGRWRQFWHVTLPLLAPTTIFLVITGVIGGFQVFTPMYVITEGGPLGATDVAVYHIYQRAFEEFSMGYASAQAWVLFAVIFVVTLVQLWFIRRRGESNLI from the coding sequence GTGACCAGCGCCGTCGAGGCCGGCGCCGGGCCGGACGCACCCGCCACGAGCGGTGACCGTCCGGCCCGGCGCCGCCGGCGCCGGCGCTCCGAGCGGGCCGGCTACCTGTTCATCCTGCCGGCCACCGCCCACCTCGTGCTGTTCGCGCTGGTGCCGATCCTGTTCAGCCTCTACCTGTCGTTCCACGAGTGGACCTCGCCGAGCTTCCTTGAGGCGCCGTTCGTCGGCTTCGACAACTACGTCTCGCTGATGAGCGACGATCCGTTCTGGCACGCGATGTGGAACACCGCCTACTACACGGTGCTGTCGGTGCCGATCGGGATGGCGGTCAGCCTCGCGCTCGCGGTCGTGGTCAACACGAAGCTGCGCGGCGTCAACGTGTTCCGCGCGGTCTTCTTCCTACCCGTGATCACCTCTTGGGTGGCCGTGTCGGTCATCTGGATCACGCTGCTGTCCCCGGACGCCGGCCTGCTCAACTACCTGTTCCGCCTGGCGCATCTGCCCGAGCAGAACTGGCTGGACGACCCGCACTTCGCGATGTTCGCCATCGTGCTGATCAACACCTGGAAGACCGCCGGCTTCAGCATGGTGATCTGGCTGGCCGGGCTGCAGGCCGTGCCGCGCGAGCTGCTGGAGGCCGCCTCGATCGACGGCGCCGGCCGCTGGCGGCAGTTCTGGCACGTGACGCTGCCGCTGCTCGCGCCCACGACCATCTTCCTCGTCATCACTGGCGTGATCGGCGGGTTCCAGGTCTTCACGCCGATGTACGTGATCACCGAGGGCGGGCCGCTGGGCGCCACCGACGTCGCGGTCTACCACATCTACCAGCGGGCCTTCGAGGAGTTCTCGATGGGCTACGCGTCCGCGCAGGCCTGGGTGCTGTTCGCGGTGATCTTCGTAGTGACCCTGGTGCAGCTGTGGTTCATCCGCCGGCGCGGCGAGTCGAACCTGATCTGA
- a CDS encoding sugar-binding domain-containing protein yields the protein MTTLVEGWECRLAGEPEWRPVPVPGSWEQVGIPLDHPGPVEYRATLDVPASAVGRRVRLRFGAVSYACEVLVDGREVARHVGMWDPFEVDLTGVVTPGRPAALLIRVEKPASLTGGPDAPPVPGRYPARETLAGFLPYVWGHSHGGVWQPVWLLVTGDCALGDVDVSGGAEGRLSVAATLLAPGELTVEVHDPDGKPVAEARQRGDGRITVVLTIPDPRPWSPHEPARYAVTLRTSDGDERTVHTGLRTFAADGSLLRLNGDPVYPRMILSWGWYPDRLHPDPGPERVRADLLELRRLGFNGVKLCLWFPPDYYFDLADELGMLLWVELPMWLPHPTAHFRQQLFAESERLVRAAANHPSVVLLTLGCELSAAVGADVLGPLYDLVKRLAPGTLVRDNSGSGEAYGGLLDEFADFDDHHFYCEPAWFRATLDHFAPRWRAPRPWLFGEFCDLDTFRDLRRFGADRPWWTSADPEVNPQGARWQYDVQRHEETLRGNGFWDRGAELERISVRQAVLHRKVTLEAVRARADTSGYVITGERDTPISTAGVFDDFGALKVAPDDFARFNADLVVSLDWDRRRAWTAGGDRPAPWDTWCYVAGAPVRPHLVLAHHGMAGGRADVRWRVDLADVGQVASGRLAADVVAGTISGLGIAAFTAPAVDRPRRAVLRVEVTCAGLRTANTWSFWFLPDDGWSGAGPVSVVDPAGRLTGVAALAPETVPADTTDAVLLASAWTEAARRHVRAGGTAVLLVDAACAQPPLPVVEMPFWREAVKVVEPHEAWGDFPHDGWTDLQFAGMSPDLALDVSAAPVGARPLLRRVDTRTCAVHDYAVEVPHGAGRLIVTSLRFDGSRGDQPLGLRRNTGAAYLLGQWVRALGQGRH from the coding sequence GTGACGACCCTGGTCGAGGGGTGGGAATGCCGGCTGGCGGGTGAGCCGGAGTGGCGGCCGGTGCCCGTGCCGGGCTCCTGGGAGCAGGTCGGGATCCCGTTGGACCACCCGGGGCCGGTCGAGTACCGCGCCACCCTGGACGTGCCGGCGTCCGCCGTGGGCCGGCGGGTCCGGCTGCGGTTCGGCGCCGTCAGCTACGCCTGCGAGGTGCTGGTCGACGGGCGCGAGGTCGCGCGGCACGTCGGCATGTGGGACCCGTTCGAGGTGGACCTCACTGGCGTTGTGACCCCGGGCCGGCCGGCCGCGCTGCTGATCCGCGTCGAGAAGCCCGCCAGCCTGACCGGCGGCCCGGACGCGCCGCCGGTGCCCGGCCGCTACCCGGCGCGGGAGACCCTGGCGGGCTTCCTGCCATACGTCTGGGGTCACTCGCACGGCGGCGTCTGGCAGCCAGTGTGGTTGCTCGTGACCGGCGACTGCGCCCTCGGCGACGTGGACGTCTCCGGCGGGGCCGAGGGCCGGCTCTCGGTCGCCGCCACGCTGCTGGCCCCCGGCGAGCTCACCGTCGAGGTGCACGATCCGGACGGCAAGCCGGTCGCCGAGGCGCGGCAGCGCGGCGACGGCCGTATCACGGTGGTGCTCACCATCCCCGACCCGCGTCCCTGGTCGCCGCACGAACCGGCGAGGTACGCCGTCACGCTGCGCACCTCGGACGGCGACGAGCGAACCGTCCACACCGGACTGCGTACGTTCGCCGCCGACGGTTCGCTGCTGCGACTCAACGGCGACCCGGTCTATCCGCGGATGATCCTGTCGTGGGGCTGGTACCCGGACCGGCTGCACCCGGATCCCGGCCCCGAGCGGGTCCGGGCCGATCTGCTCGAGCTGCGCCGGCTCGGCTTCAACGGCGTCAAGCTGTGCCTGTGGTTCCCGCCCGACTACTACTTCGACCTGGCCGACGAGCTGGGCATGCTGCTCTGGGTCGAGCTGCCGATGTGGCTGCCGCATCCAACCGCGCACTTCCGGCAGCAGCTGTTCGCCGAGTCGGAGCGGCTGGTCCGCGCTGCCGCCAACCATCCGTCGGTGGTGCTGCTCACGCTCGGCTGCGAACTGTCCGCGGCCGTCGGGGCGGACGTGCTCGGGCCGCTCTACGACCTGGTGAAGCGGCTCGCGCCCGGCACGCTGGTCCGCGACAACAGCGGCTCCGGCGAAGCGTACGGCGGCCTGCTGGACGAGTTCGCCGACTTCGACGACCACCACTTCTACTGCGAGCCGGCCTGGTTCCGGGCCACCCTCGATCACTTCGCGCCGCGCTGGCGGGCGCCTCGGCCGTGGCTGTTCGGCGAGTTCTGCGACCTCGACACGTTCCGTGACCTGCGCCGGTTCGGCGCCGACCGGCCCTGGTGGACCAGCGCCGACCCGGAGGTCAACCCGCAGGGCGCGCGCTGGCAGTACGACGTGCAGCGGCACGAGGAGACGTTGCGGGGCAACGGCTTCTGGGACCGCGGCGCCGAGCTGGAACGGATCTCGGTGCGGCAGGCCGTGTTGCACCGCAAGGTGACCCTGGAGGCCGTCCGGGCCCGCGCCGACACCAGCGGTTACGTCATCACGGGTGAGCGGGACACCCCGATCAGCACGGCCGGCGTCTTCGACGACTTCGGCGCGCTCAAGGTGGCGCCGGACGACTTCGCGCGGTTCAATGCCGATCTGGTGGTGAGCCTCGACTGGGACCGCCGGCGCGCGTGGACCGCCGGAGGCGATCGGCCCGCGCCCTGGGACACCTGGTGCTACGTCGCGGGCGCCCCGGTCCGGCCTCATCTCGTGCTGGCCCACCACGGAATGGCCGGCGGGCGGGCCGACGTGCGCTGGCGGGTCGACCTCGCCGACGTGGGTCAGGTGGCGTCCGGCCGGCTGGCGGCGGACGTCGTGGCCGGGACGATCTCGGGGCTGGGCATCGCGGCGTTCACCGCGCCGGCGGTCGACCGGCCGCGGCGGGCGGTCCTCCGCGTCGAGGTCACGTGCGCCGGCCTGCGTACGGCCAACACCTGGTCGTTCTGGTTCCTGCCCGACGACGGCTGGTCCGGTGCCGGGCCGGTGTCCGTCGTCGACCCGGCCGGCCGCCTCACCGGTGTCGCCGCGCTCGCCCCGGAGACGGTCCCGGCCGACACGACCGACGCGGTGCTGCTGGCCAGCGCCTGGACCGAGGCCGCCCGCCGGCACGTACGGGCCGGCGGCACGGCGGTGCTGCTGGTCGACGCCGCGTGCGCGCAGCCGCCGTTGCCGGTCGTGGAGATGCCGTTCTGGCGCGAGGCGGTCAAGGTGGTCGAGCCGCACGAGGCGTGGGGCGACTTCCCGCACGACGGCTGGACCGACCTCCAGTTCGCCGGGATGTCGCCGGACCTCGCCCTCGACGTGTCGGCCGCACCGGTCGGCGCCCGGCCGCTGCTGCGCCGGGTCGACACCCGGACCTGCGCCGTGCACGACTACGCGGTCGAGGTGCCGCACGGCGCCGGCCGGCTGATCGTCACCTCGTTGCGGTTCGACGGCTCGCGCGGCGACCAGCCGTTGGGGTTGCGGCGCAACACGGGCGCCGCGTACCTGCTCGGACAGTGGGTCCGGGCCCTGGGCCAGGGTAGGCACTGA
- a CDS encoding sugar ABC transporter substrate-binding protein, giving the protein MNDNDMRGGSTSRRTLLRWGFGAAAAVTAGPLLAACGSGDDEASADGEVTLKVVGFQVPPEEKGSDLDKAYQKFLGDFQAANPKIKIDSIQAPPNFDTQIIVDLASGSAPDLWSQDASSLAPLIQRKLLLDMRKITEALPALDTGRFFPQVLEIHKGEDGGIYGLPNDFTPMVVYYNPTLFTKAGITPPQRGWTWDDQLAAAQKLTLDNKGRNRLDPAFDENNVVQWGYRLSQYAYQWVYRIWQNGGDVVSPDHKTATGFLDAPAAVEAIQWYADLVLKHKVAPPPSTLEKMTNASDANALFLDGKFGMYDSGHWALVGLTGAKGYSPDKVGVVPQPKRATEATALYESSFVLRHDLPKAKHKAAAQFIEAATNRGYQDTKAITGIAISANAQAADASLSSDAAKFATLDKVFVDATTAGRPPYGSKIGAYPTIEKALDGMMEKILRGEPVQAQIAATITAINRELGK; this is encoded by the coding sequence ATGAACGACAACGACATGCGCGGCGGCTCGACGAGCCGCCGGACCTTGTTGCGCTGGGGATTCGGCGCCGCGGCGGCCGTGACCGCCGGCCCGCTGCTGGCCGCCTGTGGATCAGGCGACGACGAAGCGTCGGCCGACGGCGAGGTCACGCTCAAGGTGGTCGGCTTCCAGGTGCCGCCCGAGGAGAAGGGCTCCGACCTCGACAAGGCGTACCAGAAGTTCCTCGGCGACTTCCAGGCGGCGAACCCGAAGATCAAGATCGACTCGATCCAGGCGCCGCCGAACTTCGACACGCAGATCATCGTCGACCTGGCCTCCGGCAGCGCCCCCGACCTGTGGTCGCAGGACGCCTCCAGCCTGGCTCCGCTGATCCAGCGCAAGCTGCTGCTCGACATGCGGAAGATCACCGAGGCGCTGCCGGCGCTGGACACCGGCCGGTTCTTCCCCCAGGTGCTGGAGATCCACAAGGGCGAGGACGGTGGCATCTACGGCCTGCCGAACGACTTCACCCCGATGGTCGTCTACTACAACCCGACGCTGTTCACCAAGGCCGGCATCACGCCGCCGCAGCGCGGCTGGACCTGGGACGACCAGCTCGCCGCCGCGCAGAAGCTGACGCTCGACAACAAGGGCCGCAACCGGCTCGACCCCGCGTTCGACGAGAACAACGTGGTGCAGTGGGGCTACCGGCTCAGCCAGTACGCGTACCAGTGGGTCTACCGAATCTGGCAGAACGGCGGCGACGTGGTCTCGCCCGACCACAAGACAGCCACCGGTTTCCTGGACGCGCCGGCCGCGGTCGAGGCGATCCAGTGGTACGCCGACCTGGTGCTCAAGCACAAGGTGGCGCCGCCACCGTCCACGTTGGAGAAGATGACGAACGCCTCGGACGCCAACGCGCTGTTCCTCGACGGCAAGTTCGGCATGTACGACAGCGGCCACTGGGCGCTGGTCGGCCTGACCGGGGCCAAGGGCTACTCGCCGGACAAGGTGGGCGTGGTGCCGCAGCCGAAGCGGGCGACCGAGGCGACCGCGCTCTACGAGTCGAGCTTCGTGCTCCGGCACGACCTGCCCAAGGCCAAGCACAAGGCGGCCGCGCAGTTCATCGAGGCGGCGACGAACCGCGGCTACCAGGACACCAAAGCGATCACCGGTATCGCGATCTCGGCCAATGCGCAGGCGGCCGACGCGTCGCTGTCGAGCGACGCCGCCAAGTTCGCGACGCTGGACAAGGTGTTCGTGGACGCGACGACGGCCGGGCGACCCCCGTACGGCTCCAAGATCGGCGCTTACCCGACGATCGAGAAGGCCCTCGACGGCATGATGGAGAAGATCCTCCGGGGCGAGCCGGTGCAGGCCCAGATAGCCGCGACGATCACCGCGATCAACCGTGAGCTAGGCAAGTGA
- a CDS encoding LacI family DNA-binding transcriptional regulator — MASTIRDIARAAGVSVATASKGLNGKGRMRPETRQRILDVARELEFRPNRNASSLTTGRTYTVGLLTRDGYGRFTPPLLGGVEDALSVDTASLLLCDARRDAVRERHYLDVLAARRVDGLIITGRATDPAPPLPRSLPFPVVYAYTTSRDPADSSLTVDDEHGGWLAARQLLRQGCRRIAHITGPASVLAVRERIAGARRALAEADLELPDDLITYGPFTERTGFQAAQKLLAERQVDGIFCGSDQIGRGVADALGGLGVRIPDDVALVGFDNWTLIAAATRPALCSVDMNLYRLGRLAAESLLRAIDGAPEPGIQKLPCSLAVRASCPAPITDSTEWLDDSPLVPDA; from the coding sequence GTGGCGTCCACGATCCGCGACATCGCCCGTGCTGCCGGCGTCTCCGTGGCCACCGCCTCCAAGGGCCTCAACGGCAAGGGACGGATGCGGCCGGAGACCCGGCAACGGATCCTCGACGTCGCGCGGGAGCTGGAGTTCCGGCCCAACCGCAACGCGAGCTCGCTGACCACGGGCCGCACCTACACGGTCGGCCTGCTGACCCGCGACGGTTACGGCCGATTCACGCCACCGTTGCTGGGCGGGGTCGAGGACGCACTGTCGGTCGACACGGCGAGCCTGCTGCTCTGTGACGCCCGCCGCGACGCGGTGCGGGAGCGGCACTACCTCGACGTGCTGGCCGCCCGCCGGGTGGACGGGCTGATCATCACGGGTCGGGCCACCGACCCCGCCCCACCGTTGCCCCGCAGCCTGCCGTTCCCGGTCGTCTACGCGTACACCACGTCGCGCGATCCCGCCGACAGCAGCCTCACGGTCGACGACGAGCATGGTGGTTGGCTGGCGGCCCGGCAGCTGCTGCGCCAAGGTTGCCGGCGGATCGCGCACATCACCGGGCCCGCGTCGGTGCTCGCCGTCCGGGAGCGGATCGCCGGGGCCCGGCGGGCGCTGGCCGAGGCCGACCTGGAGCTGCCCGACGACCTGATCACGTACGGGCCGTTCACCGAGCGCACCGGCTTCCAGGCCGCGCAGAAGCTGCTGGCCGAGCGGCAGGTCGACGGCATCTTCTGCGGCAGCGACCAGATCGGCCGGGGTGTCGCGGACGCGCTCGGCGGCCTGGGCGTGCGGATCCCCGACGACGTGGCTCTGGTCGGCTTCGACAACTGGACGCTGATCGCCGCGGCCACCCGGCCGGCGCTCTGCTCGGTCGACATGAACCTCTACCGGCTGGGCCGGCTGGCCGCCGAGAGCCTGCTGCGGGCCATCGACGGCGCACCCGAACCCGGCATCCAGAAGCTGCCCTGCTCGCTCGCAGTCCGCGCGTCCTGCCCGGCCCCGATCACCGACAGCACCGAATGGCTGGACGACTCACCGCTCGTACCCGACGCCTGA
- a CDS encoding carbohydrate ABC transporter permease — translation MSRRKTLLGALRAVPLYAILALVGAFMLVPFLWMVTTSLKPSGTTFSYPPDLIPDTFDFGNYVNLFTLAPFATYVLNSVVVTTVTVVGQVAFCASAAYGFARLNFAGSKSIFVLFLATMMIPFQVTMIPLFLIVFKLNWVNTYQGLIVPGVSSAFAIFLLRQAFLTIPRDYQDAARIDGASEFTVFFRIFLPLVKPALATVAVFAFMGTWNDLLWPLLIARDENMRTVELGLAYFNVTSSAYEQPNWPLMMAASVVSLAPVVLVYLFAQRYFVAGISLSGVKG, via the coding sequence ATGTCCCGACGCAAGACCCTGCTCGGCGCGCTGCGCGCGGTGCCGCTGTACGCGATCCTGGCGCTGGTCGGCGCCTTCATGCTCGTGCCGTTCCTGTGGATGGTCACGACGTCGCTGAAGCCGTCCGGCACGACGTTCTCGTACCCGCCCGACCTGATCCCGGACACATTCGACTTCGGCAACTACGTCAACCTGTTCACTCTCGCGCCGTTCGCCACCTACGTGCTGAACAGCGTGGTGGTCACGACGGTGACGGTGGTCGGGCAGGTGGCGTTCTGCGCGAGCGCGGCCTACGGGTTCGCCCGGCTGAACTTCGCCGGGTCGAAGTCCATCTTCGTGCTGTTCCTGGCCACGATGATGATCCCGTTCCAGGTCACGATGATCCCGCTGTTCCTGATCGTCTTCAAGCTGAACTGGGTCAACACGTACCAGGGGCTGATCGTGCCCGGCGTCTCCAGCGCCTTCGCCATCTTCCTGCTGCGCCAGGCGTTCCTGACGATCCCGCGGGACTACCAGGACGCGGCCCGCATCGACGGCGCGAGCGAGTTCACGGTCTTCTTCCGGATCTTCCTGCCGCTGGTGAAGCCGGCCCTGGCGACCGTGGCCGTGTTCGCGTTCATGGGCACCTGGAACGACCTGCTCTGGCCGCTGCTGATCGCCCGCGACGAGAACATGCGCACCGTCGAGCTCGGGCTGGCCTACTTCAACGTGACCTCCTCGGCGTACGAGCAGCCGAACTGGCCGTTGATGATGGCCGCCTCGGTGGTTTCGCTTGCGCCGGTCGTGTTGGTCTACCTGTTCGCGCAGCGCTACTTCGTGGCCGGCATCTCGCTGTCCGGCGTGAAGGGTTGA
- a CDS encoding glycoside hydrolase family 172 protein: protein MLGPSLLTSGRSRSISPENPTGAPGAGGGATTGTGAAAARDLGPGWKVSPSVEIPAGATYVLGEIGGPGVIRHLWCTTHQRHWRSLVLRIYWDGAAEPAVAVPLGDFFCSGWGEFAQVSSVPVAVNPHGGCNAYWEMPFRGGARLTVENLGADPAVLYYQVDYELTDVPDGAAYLHAAWRRSNPLPDRQPHTILDGVPGPGHYVGTYLAWGVNSSGWWGEGEVKFYLDGDDALPTICGTGTEDYFGGAWNFDVPGQGYTPFTTPYLGLPQVLRPDGLYRSQQRFGMYRWHLPDPIRFVSDLRVTVQALGWRSGGRYLPLRDDIASTAWWYAAAPDHGPVGAFDVDQLEVV from the coding sequence ATGCTGGGACCGTCGTTGCTGACGTCCGGGCGGAGCCGGTCGATCAGTCCGGAGAACCCGACCGGCGCGCCGGGCGCGGGCGGAGGCGCGACCACGGGGACCGGCGCGGCGGCGGCGCGCGACCTCGGCCCCGGCTGGAAGGTCTCGCCCAGCGTCGAGATCCCGGCGGGTGCCACCTACGTGCTCGGGGAGATCGGCGGGCCGGGCGTCATCCGGCACCTGTGGTGCACCACGCACCAGCGGCACTGGCGGTCGCTGGTCCTGCGCATCTACTGGGACGGCGCCGCCGAACCGGCCGTCGCGGTGCCCCTCGGCGACTTCTTCTGCTCCGGCTGGGGCGAATTCGCGCAGGTGAGCTCCGTGCCGGTGGCGGTCAACCCGCACGGTGGGTGCAACGCGTACTGGGAGATGCCGTTCCGGGGCGGCGCCCGGCTCACGGTCGAGAACCTCGGAGCCGATCCGGCGGTGCTGTACTACCAGGTCGACTACGAGCTCACCGATGTGCCGGACGGCGCGGCCTATCTGCACGCCGCCTGGCGGCGCAGCAACCCGCTCCCGGACCGACAGCCGCACACGATCCTGGACGGTGTGCCAGGGCCCGGCCACTATGTCGGCACCTATCTCGCCTGGGGCGTCAACAGCTCGGGCTGGTGGGGCGAGGGCGAGGTGAAGTTCTATCTGGACGGTGACGACGCGCTGCCGACCATTTGCGGCACGGGCACGGAGGACTACTTCGGCGGCGCGTGGAACTTCGACGTCCCAGGGCAGGGCTACACGCCCTTCACCACTCCTTATCTCGGCCTGCCGCAGGTGCTCCGACCCGACGGCCTCTACCGCAGCCAGCAGCGGTTCGGCATGTACCGCTGGCACCTGCCCGACCCGATCCGATTCGTGTCCGACCTGCGGGTCACCGTGCAGGCGCTGGGCTGGCGGTCGGGCGGCCGCTACCTGCCGCTGCGGGACGACATCGCCTCGACGGCCTGGTGGTATGCGGCCGCGCCGGACCACGGGCCGGTCGGCGCGTTCGACGTGGACCAGCTCGAGGTGGTCTGA
- a CDS encoding beta-L-arabinofuranosidase domain-containing protein has protein sequence MSEHRPGPVVDTTASGHARLRPVAPRDVRITDDFWAPRLRRNREVTIPAQHQQCETTGALRNFARAAGSVGGGFSGRYYSDSDVYKWIEAASWTLATDPSPELADRLDAVIKLVAGAQDADGYLNTYFSVDRVGERWTDLVVRHEMYCIGHLVAAAVAHMRATGRTDLLDVAVAACTHIATRFAPGEAPGTCGHPGLEMALVELYRTTGDERWLRLATWQLDSRGRGVLDGSEYLIDHQPVRAQDRVTGHAVRALYLYAGMADVVLETGDASLRAALERLWADLAGGKTAVTGGVGARWDGEAFGDAYELPDRAYNETCASIAHIFLAWRLLLLTGEPQYRDVVETALHNGVLPGLSQSGTEFFYQNPLADAGRHRREPWFDCACCPPNIARLLASLPGYLWTTSEEGLWAQLYIGNEAALRLADGTPVSVALDTSLPWDGAVRVTVSPAAPSEFTLFLPLPGWAGDDVTVVVNGAPVTVSGPWVSLRRTWAPGDVVELTFGTPVRALVAHPRVAATHHRVALARGPLVYCVEQADHDVPVDDLRLTGAEAWTADHRPDLLGGVTTLTADGSAVAPDDGPLYRPLAAAPAPGTAARVTAIPYYAWANREPGAMRVFVPLADR, from the coding sequence ATGTCTGAGCACCGCCCCGGCCCCGTCGTCGACACCACCGCCAGCGGGCACGCCCGGCTCCGGCCGGTCGCGCCACGGGACGTCCGGATCACCGACGACTTCTGGGCGCCCCGGCTGCGGCGCAACCGTGAGGTGACCATCCCGGCGCAGCACCAGCAGTGCGAGACGACCGGCGCGCTGCGCAACTTCGCCCGAGCGGCCGGCAGCGTCGGCGGCGGCTTCAGCGGCCGCTACTACTCCGACTCCGACGTGTACAAATGGATCGAGGCGGCCTCGTGGACCCTTGCCACCGACCCGTCCCCGGAGCTCGCCGACCGGCTCGACGCGGTGATCAAGCTGGTGGCCGGGGCGCAGGACGCCGACGGCTATCTCAACACGTACTTCTCGGTCGACCGGGTCGGCGAGCGCTGGACCGACCTGGTGGTGCGGCACGAGATGTACTGCATCGGGCACCTGGTGGCGGCGGCTGTCGCGCACATGCGGGCCACTGGGCGAACCGACCTGCTCGACGTCGCGGTGGCGGCTTGCACCCACATCGCCACCCGCTTCGCCCCCGGCGAGGCGCCGGGCACGTGCGGTCACCCCGGCCTCGAGATGGCGCTGGTCGAGCTCTACCGGACCACCGGCGACGAGCGCTGGCTGAGGCTGGCCACCTGGCAGCTGGACTCGCGCGGTCGGGGAGTGCTGGACGGCAGCGAGTACCTGATCGACCACCAGCCGGTGCGCGCGCAGGACCGGGTGACGGGGCACGCGGTGCGGGCGCTCTACCTTTACGCCGGGATGGCGGACGTGGTGCTGGAGACCGGCGACGCCTCGTTGCGGGCGGCGCTGGAACGGCTCTGGGCCGACCTGGCCGGGGGCAAGACCGCGGTCACCGGGGGAGTCGGCGCGCGATGGGACGGCGAAGCGTTCGGCGACGCGTACGAGCTGCCGGACCGTGCCTACAACGAGACCTGTGCCTCGATCGCGCACATCTTCCTGGCCTGGCGGCTGCTGCTGCTCACCGGCGAGCCGCAGTACCGCGACGTCGTGGAGACCGCACTGCACAACGGCGTGCTGCCCGGGCTGTCGCAGTCGGGGACGGAGTTCTTCTACCAGAACCCGCTCGCGGACGCCGGCCGGCATCGCCGGGAGCCGTGGTTCGACTGCGCCTGCTGCCCACCCAACATCGCGCGGCTGCTGGCCTCGCTGCCCGGTTACCTGTGGACGACCAGCGAGGAAGGGCTGTGGGCGCAGCTCTACATCGGCAACGAGGCCGCGCTGCGGCTGGCGGACGGCACGCCGGTGTCCGTCGCGCTGGACACCTCGCTGCCGTGGGACGGCGCCGTGCGGGTGACCGTGTCGCCGGCCGCTCCCAGCGAGTTCACGCTCTTCCTGCCCCTGCCGGGCTGGGCCGGTGACGACGTGACGGTCGTGGTCAACGGCGCGCCGGTAACCGTCTCCGGGCCATGGGTGTCGCTGCGGCGGACCTGGGCCCCCGGCGACGTCGTGGAGCTGACCTTCGGCACGCCGGTGCGGGCGCTGGTCGCGCACCCGCGGGTGGCGGCCACCCACCACCGGGTGGCGCTGGCCCGCGGGCCCCTCGTCTACTGCGTCGAGCAGGCCGACCACGACGTGCCGGTCGACGACCTGCGGCTGACGGGCGCGGAGGCGTGGACGGCCGACCACCGGCCGGATCTGCTCGGCGGCGTCACCACGCTGACCGCCGACGGGTCGGCCGTCGCGCCTGACGACGGCCCGCTGTACCGGCCGCTCGCCGCCGCTCCCGCGCCGGGCACGGCCGCGCGGGTCACCGCCATCCCCTACTACGCCTGGGCCAACCGGGAGCCCGGCGCGATGCGGGTGTTCGTGCCGCTGGCCGACCGGTGA